The genomic interval CCCCGCATGTCACGCCAATCGCGGCGCAGGCGCTCGGCGTCGTAGGCGACGTGGTCGTCGAAATGCCCCTTGTAGAACCACTGGCGGCCGGGAACGCTCGTCCCGTCTTCGGTGCGCACCGAGGCACTGAACGCGAGCGGGCTTTCGTCGCGGATGTCCGAAAGGTCGAGGAACATGCCGTTGACGAGACCGAGATCGTGCCGGTTCTTGAGGCAGATGATCTTCTCACCGCGCCCTCGCGGGTAAGCGTCGGGAAAGCCGGCCGCCTGTTTCATCGCGGTGTTCAGAAAGAGCCGCGTCGCGTTGCGGCCGCAGATCACCTGGCCGCCCTTGAGGAATTGATGCGGGCCGATGTCGGAGCGCCGCATCTTCCAGACGAAGTCGTCGTGCTCGCCGTAGGGAATGGGCACGCTCTGCCGCGCGAGCGTGGCGAGACGGATGATCGCGCTGGTCTCCGCCTGGCGATGGATATCGGTCAGCATCACGTCGGGATCGGCGTCGGTGAAGGCGCCGTCGCCCTTGATCGGCGGCAACTGGCCGGGGTCGCCGAGCACCAGGATCGGCTTGCCGAAGGCGAGCAGATCGCTCGCCATTTCGGCGCCGACCATGGAGACCTCGTCGAGCACGATCAGGTCGGCGTCGCGGACCAGCGACTGCTCGTTCAGAATGAAACGGGGCTGATGGATGTCGGCGAGCCGGAGCTCGAGGCGGCGGATCTGGGTCTCCGCGAAGGAACGCTCGGCCGGTCCCATGCTCCGCAAGCCTTTGCGCAGCGTCTCCAACTCGCGGGTGACGCGCTCGATTTCTTCCGGTGTCGCCTCGGAGACCTTGTAGATCAGGCTGTGGATCGTCGAGGCCGGCGTTCCCTTCCGGGTCATCACCAGGGCCGCCTTGCCGGTGAAGGCGGCATAGAGCACGCCGCCCGCACCACCCATGCGATCCATCGGTTCGAGACCGAGCTCGCCGATTGCATGCCGGGTGATGGTGGTCTTGCCCGTTCCTGCGTAACCGAACAGGCGGAACACCTGCTGATCGGGCGTGCCGCGCCGAAACCAGTTCTCGATCGCGGCGATTGCCGCCGCCTGCTGCGGAGACGGGATGAAGCTCATCGCTCGCCCTCCCAGCAGCGCTCCGCATAGGCGCACATGCGGCAGAGATAGAAGTCCTGGGCTGCGGCGATCCGCGCCGGGAGTTCGCCGGCTGCCGCGGCGCGCAGGATATCGACGGCCTTGTCGGACAGCGCCTGCGCGCAAGGCGGATCGAACGCGACCATCTCGTGGTGGAGCGCCTCGGTGTCCTTGTTGAGGGCCGTGACGAGGGCGGTCTCCAGCTCCAGGTAGCCCATGTAGAGCTGGACCTGCGCGAAGTAGACCGGCTTGGAGGCGCGCAAGCCACGCTTGACCAGGTCGTTCCAGGATTTGGCGTTCAGCGCCTTGTGCTCCCAGAGCACGGGCCAGCGCAGGCCGACGTCGGGGCCAGCGACGATCACGCCGTCGATGTGGCCGCGCAGCTTGCCGCCCGCCGTCTCGAACCCGAATTGCCCGCCGTCCGCGCGCTCGGTGCGAAGGTCGAAGCCCGCGCCGCGCAGCCAGCGGATGGAGAGCGTCTCGAACTGGTGGCCAGCGTCGAAGATGCGCAGGATCGCGCCGTCAAAATCCCGTCCCTCATCCTTGGGCGTATGGGTCACCTCGTAGACGAGCTTGCGCACGCAGGGCTCGCCGATCCGGCTGCCCCCGAGATAATCGCGCGGCGTCTGCCGGCGATTGCGTGCCACCAGCGCCGCATCGATCAGGGCATTGACCCGATCGGACACGCTGATCGCGTGGCCGATGCGGCCATACACGAAGCCGGAGCCGTGGTTGAGATCGATTCCCATGCGCCACCTCAAAAGGGAATCGGATCGTCGAGCGGGTCGCGGGCGGCTGCCTGGCGCTGCATCGACTCCTGAAACCCGTCGACGCAGGCCTCGATGATGCGGTCGATTTCTTCTGGCTTCCGGTCGTAGAACGGCGCCATCAGGTCGAGCTCGGTGAGCGTCTCGGCGAGAAACCGGCGCGCCTCCTTGATCGCTCGGGTCTCCATGTCGGTCTTGTCGATCATCCCGTTGTTCCTGTTGGCGAGCGCCGCGCCGACATCGAGGCAGCGCATCGAGCAGAAGCGGTGGTAAGGAAAGCGGTCCCAGCGCAGCTGGTGGACGTAGCCGAAGCCCCGCGCCTGACGTCCGCAGACGGCGCAGACGCCTACCCGAGCAAGAGCCGGGTCAGGTCCTCTGCGTCGTCCGGCTGATCCTTGATCCGGTGCGAGGCCAGGACGATGAACCGCGCGATCGCGTTCGCCGCCATGGCGTCCAGTTCGGGGAGCGTGAGAGCGGCGATGGGCTGGTGAAGCCTTCCGCGTCCTTCGAGCCATTGTCCCATCGCCTTCGCTGCCTCGCGCGTGACGTGCGCCTGCCACTCATCGGCCGTCATGACGGTCAGGTGTTGAGCCAGGCCGGGCCACTCGGGGCCGGCGTCGCTGCAGGCGCGGCTGTCGCGGCCGTTGCCGGAGCCGTGCCCGGCTGTGCCGGCCGGCTCCAGGCCGGGGCAGCGCTCGCGGGCGGCGATGCGGCGGGCTGCCCCCAGGCCGGAGCTGCGGGCGATGCGGGCGAGGCAGCCCTGGGCCGCGCGCGGGTGCTGGGGCTCGGCGCCAGGACCTCGCCGTCCATCACCTTTCGCCATTCCGGCTCGCTCGGCAGAACCACGCGGTCGAGCTTGTTGCTGTCGCCGTAGCGCGGATCGTCGCTGGGCTCGACCTTGATCTTGGCGACAAAGGTGATGCCGCTGAGGTCGGCCAGACCGCGCAGGATCCGCTTCGACTTCGCCGCGTCGCTCATGTCCTGCGGATCGAGCCCGAGCGCGCTGTCGATCATCGCGCGGAAGCTCCCCTTCGAGATCTTCCAGCCTATCGAGACACCCTGCTCGTCGACCTTGCCGCCGGAGACGGTGAACATCTGCCAGAACTTGCGCCGGACGTGAGGGCCCTCGGCGACGGTGAACTCGGCATCCACCATCAGCACGTCGCTGCCGGGCGCGTTCGAGGCCTTGAGGAGCCCCCGGTCGATCTCGCTCTGGCCGTCGGTCCCGCCCGGCCGGATGGTCATGGTGACCTTGGCGAAGGTGCCGTCGGGGATCAGTTCGCCGCTCTTCTGCGGCTCGGCGTCGTTCATGTCGAAGCTCATGGCTCGTCATCCTTTCCGGGTTGCGTTGATCTTGGAGAGCAGCGCGCCGAGGTCGGGCGGCTCGGTGACATCGAGACGACCGCTGCGATCCTTGGCCGGAAGGCCCCAGGGATTGCCGGCGCGGCAGACGAGGCGGCGGTCTTCGCCGCGCTCGGGCTCATGCCGCCAGCCGTCCCCGTCGCGCGCGAACAGGCTCATGGTGATGACCTGATCGACGATGCCGGGAAGCTCGCGGCCGGCCTTGCCGCCTTCCATCTGCGGCTGCCAGGTCGTGCGGTTGAACTCGTCGGTGACGCGTTCGAGGATGCCGACGAAGATCACGGTCTTTGCCTGCGCGTGCTGCAGGTGCTTCAGGAGGCCGATGACCTCGCGGGCGAGCAGCCCGTAGGCGCCGCGGGTGTCGGGTTTGCCGGTCTTGTCGGAGAAGGCCTCGGGCCGGGTCTTCGCCCAGGCCATGGCCTGGCGCGTGAGATCGGTAATGCTGTCGACGAAGATGATGCGCTTGCCCGCGATCATCTGGACGAGATCGGGATAGCTTTCCCTGAGATGCTGGTAATGCGCCTCGGAGAAGAAGCCGCTCGGGTCGGCCGACGGATTGACCCCGCCGACGAGACAGCCGATGTCGAGGGCGTCGGCGAAGGTGCGTACCGGAATGCTGTCGCCGGGCCAGTCCTGAACCGACTTCATGCCCGCCTCGAGGTCGATGCAGAGCGTCTCGGCCGGCGGCAGCGATTTCAGCAAGGATGTCTTGCCGACGCCGCTCGGACCGAAGATCGCCATGGTGGTCTTGGCGCCGGCCGCGGACAGCCGTTCGTCGGCGCTGACGATGCGCAGCGCCATCAGCGGCCTCCCGTGTTGCGCGACGCGACATCGAGCGCGCGCTCACTCCCGTGCCCGCCGGCCTGCCGGGCGAGACCATAGAGCTTGCGCAAGGCGTGCAGGCGGTCGCCGACGGCGCTGAACTCGGCTTCGACACCCAGCAAGGCGAAGGCGATATCGTCGAGCGTGGCGTCCTCGATCGGCTTGACCACCTGCTCGCGGCGGATCTCGCCGAGCACCGGAATGACGATGGTGTCGGGCAGCGCTTCGAGCGCGTAGTGGCGCTTGCGGATCTCGGTCAGGGCAGCAGAGCTGGTCATCGGGCATCCTCGGACTTGATGGTGAGACGGAAGGTTGGCTTGGCGGTCCGCACCGTGCGGGCGGCGGCGAAGGCCTCGCGGACGGCGGAGGGCCAGGCGGTGTACTTGCGCTCGGGGACCTTGAAGCCGATGTCGACGTAATCGGCCGGGTTCTCCCCGCTCGCACGGATGCGCTCGACGAGTGCGGCGAGCAGCGATTGGTCCCAGTCGACCTTCTTCGGGAGATCGGCAGCGACGACGACGGCGCCGTCCTCAAAACGAACGAGGCCGGTGTCCTTGCCCTCGGCCCGGCGCACCGTCGCTGCCGCGTCGGCGTAGCGACGCGCGATCGCACCTTCGAGCCACTCCTTGAGCCGCTTGGCGGCATCCAGGGCCGAGTCGGCATCTTCCTGGAGCAGCGCCAGATGCTCCGCCGGAAGCTTTGCGATCTCGCCGACCGGCATGGTGCGGATGTCGTCGAGGCTGGGGCGGTTGTTGCGATCAGATGCCATCACGCCACCTCCGCCAGCAGAAGCGAGGACAGCGAGACCGAGGCCTGCTTCGGCTTCGGGCGGGCGATGGCGAGATAGCTGTAATCGTCCGACCGGTGGCGACGCTGCACGAGATGGATCAGTCCGCGCTCGGCCGCCCACCAGGCGCGGCGCGCGACGCGGGCGAGTTCCGCCCGCTCCCGCTCGGCAAGGCGCGTGCCCTGCGGCATGGTGTCGAGCGCGAGGAATCCACGGTGATATTCGAGGATGTCGCCGGGCGCGGCCTGGCCGACCCAACCACAGAGTCCGATCTCGGTGAGCGGGTTCCGGACCGCGGGGAATCTGGATGCAATGACGTTCATGATGGGCTCCTACTCACGCGCTCGCCGAACCGTCTCACGCGGCCCGGACACCGATCGCCGTCAGGGCAAGGCGGATGTCCTTGACGCGGCGGTAGAGGCTGCTGCGGGCGCCATGGCCGCTCGCCGCAAGGCGATCGACGGTGGTCCGGGAGAGGGCTGCACAGAGAGCGCCGTCGGCGGGTTCGAGCGAGCCAAGACCGCGCTCGACATCGAGACGCTCCTCGGCGGTGGCGAACGCATCGACGGGCTGGCCGAAGAGCGCTGACAGCCCGTCGGCTTCGGCGATGAGGTCGCCGCGGGTCAGCCCGTCGCTCTCGGGAATGACCTCATCGAGCGAGATCGGCGTCGCGCCATACATCCGGCGCTCCCCCTTCACCTTGTTGGCGATGCGCGTCGCCCTGTTGGTGAGGATGGCGCCGGCAAAGGCGCCGAGCGTGCCGCGATCTGCGTCGTAGGCGGGAAGCCGGGCTATCAGATCAACGAGCAGGTCCTGGCGGACATCGTCGAGATCGGCGCGAGGAAGCCGCAGCTGGCGGACGAGGCGGCGGGCGGCGATGTCCGCCTCATGAAGAAGGATCTGAAGGTCGTCTCGGGAAATGGAAGAATGCATCGGCATGGCCTCAGGTCATTACTGTTGATGACCTCAAGCCTGCCGAAGCCGCCGATCCGTCAGGTGGGAGCGGGATGGGTTTGGGATGGGCGAGAATGGGAAGACGGGCCGAGACGCGGGCCAGCTGCCCTATGGCCGCAGATCAAACTCTCCAGCAGCCAGCCCCAGGAAATAGCGGGTCGGGCTTTGGCGGGTCCTGATCAGCGTCTTCTGATCGTCGTGAAGTGCATTTCTCAGGTCACGGATCAGGTCGCCAGCGCTGCGGCCGCTGTTCTCGGCCTCGATTTCCTGCGGGGTCAAATGGCCTTTCCGAGTTCCCACAGCCTCGGCCAGAATCACGAGAAGCTTGAACGGCTGCTGCGGGATGTGCATCTCGATGCCATCCAGGATCACCCGCTGGCTCTGACGGAAAATGACCAGACGCGGCTCGAAAGTCGCAGCGGATTCCAGCTTCGAAAGGTCGATCGCGAAGCCCGTCGCGTTCCTGCCCAGACAACCGTCAATCGACATGACGGAGATCGCAGCTTCGACGAAGCGGGCGAGTTCGTCCGCCGCCATCGCGGGCGCGATCACTATGATGGGCGACGACCGGGCGGCCGAACGCATCAGGCCGATCATTCCCGGTTGAAGCACTGCATCCCGCGACAGTGCGAGGAACAGCGCCCGCTGGTCCGACGTCTCCCCCAGATGCCAGACGCCTGCCGCCACCGGCGCCGGCGTGCCTCCGAACCCGGACGCCATGGCGATTTCGCGGACCAGTGCGGAGGGATGAATCCGAAAGCTCCGCAGATCGTCATCGCCGAGAACGACGTCGCTGCGCCGGTCCGTCGGGCAAACCGCGATGTATTGCCCTTTGACCTGCTGGACAGGTCGCGCGTCGAGACCGCAATCACAGGCTGGGCACACATCCCACTCTGTTGCCGGCGCCTGCTCGACCAGGACGCCGTGATCGAGCAGCCGCTCGAAATCGCGCCCGGCATGAGACGAAGCCTGTCGGCCCCAAAGGATTGCGGGATCGCCCGCCTCACTCAGCCGCAACAGCAGCCTGGGAAGCGTCTCGGTCATTGAGCAGTCCGTTGCGGCGAAGGAGCGTCATAATGCGGCCCTCGAACTGCTGACGCTTGAACATGGCGTGTGCCGGCGGCTTCAGCTTGACGGTCACCTTCTTCGCCGACTTGCCGCCGGTCGCGAAATGAACGCGGAGGACGATGTGGTTGAGGCGCCAATCCGACCCGAGACGAGCGCCCGGCATCATCTCGCCCAACCTGGCCAGCGCATTGTCGCGGCCGTCGCGCGCGAGATAGGAGTAGAAGGTTCGCGTCTCCCCCGTCTTCGGATCGGCGCCGACGCGGTCGACCTGGACCTCGGTGATCTGGACCCGCTGGATGCCCGGATCGAAGTCATGGTTGAACGCGAAGCCGAAGCCCGCGCGCTGCACCGGGTCGAGCGTGTAGAGGTTCTGCGCGTCGTCGCCGGCGAAGAATTCGGGTTTCCCGAGAATCTTGTCTGCGAATAACTCCGCGAGATCGGCACGGCGCGCCTTGGCCACGCCGCCGATCTTCAACAGGCCTGTCGTGGAACTGTAGGAAAGCACCGCGTGCTCGGCGGCGCGGAAGCTGATCACGCGCTTTTTGTCCTTTTTGTCAACGGCGGAGCAAAAGTCGTCCATTGGGCGGCGTAAAAGTAGGCCACCTGACGCCGCACGCGGGGAACGTCGGGAGGGCGTAGCCCGACCAGAGTTTCCCGCGTGCGGCGTTGGCGACTTTTTGAGGGGCTTCAGCCTGCCCTTCGGGCGCGGCTTTGAGCGAGACGATAGCTGTCGCCGTTCATCTCGAGGATGTTGACGTGGTGGGTCAGCCGGTCGAGCAGTGCGCCGGTCAGCCGTTCCGATCCCAGCGTCTCGGTCCATTCGTCGAATGGCAGATTGCTGGTGATCAGGGTGGCACCGCGTTCGTAGCGTTGCGCGATCAGCTCGAACAGCAATTCCGCCCCGGTCTTTGACAATGGCACGAAGCCCAGTTCGTCGATGATCAGGAGCTTGTAGGCTGCCATCTGCTTCTGGAAACGCAGCAGACGTCGCTCGTCGCGCGCCTCCATCATCTCGCTGACCAGGGCAGCGGCGGTCGTGAAGCCGACGGACAAGCCCTTCTGGCAGGCGGCCAGACCGAGACCGAGCGCCACATGGGTCTTGCCCGTGCCGCTGGGGCCAAGCGCGATGACGTTCTCGCGCCGCTCGACCCATTCGCAGCGGGCCAGCTCCAGCACCTGCATCTTGTTGAGCTTCGGGATAGCGGCGAAGTCGAAGCTGTCGAGGCTTTTGACGACCGGGAACCTCGCCGCCTTGATGCGGCGTTCGACCTTGCGGCGATCCCGTTCGATCATCTCCTGCTCAGCAAGCCGAGTGAGGTATCCGACATGGTCCACGCCCTGTGTGGCGCAGAGCCGGGCCAGCTTCTGATACTCGCGCTGGAAGGTCGGCAGCTTGAGGGTCTTGAGCGTGTGGGAGAGCAGGATCGCAGGGGGATTGTCTGACGCTTGGGTGCTCATGCGGCATCTCCCGCATGCGTCGACAGAAGCCGCATATAGGCCTTTGCCGATGTCTTCTCGACGGTGGCTCTTGGCAGGTACGGGTAGATGGACAGGTCCAGTCTCGGCGGCCGCCGCTCCACCTGGCACAGGAGAAGATGCTTGACGGCATCGAAGCCGATGGCCCCGATCTGGAGGGCCTGCTTCACCGCCACATGCAGATCGGCAAGCTCGAAGCTTTCCAGCAGCCGCAGCACCTGCACATACTCGCGCCGGCCATGCTTTGCCATGCGCGCTTCCATCAGGCGGCGCAGCGTGGCGAACGCCTCGGGCAGATCCCAGCCCTGAAGAGGAGCGGCCTGATCCAGCGCGTTGATCTTCTGTTCGATCAGCGGCAGGTAATGCAGCGGGTCGAACACAACGTCTTCCCGTTCCCAGCTTCGAGGATGACGAGCGATGATCTCGCCACGGCAGCCGATCACCACCTCGTCGACATAGCCCCGGATCCATACATCCTGATGGCCGAAGGCGACCGGGACGGAGTAGTCGTTGGTCCTGTAGCGCACCAGCGCCTGGGAAGAGACCCGACCGCTGGCCTGATCGCAGGCCTCAAAAGGCGAAGCTGGCAGCGGCCGCATCGCCGCAAGATCGCGCTGCAGCCGTTCTGCGATCGTCTCGCTCTCGCCGCGCAGCCTGTCGCGCTGGCGCTTGCGGCATTGCTCTTCCAGCCAGGCGTTGAACTCATCCCACGTCGCAAAGCGCGGGATCGGCACCATGAAGTTGCGACGGGCATAGCCGACGAGGCCTTCGACGCTTCCCTTGTCATTACCCTTGCCGGGGCGGCCATAGCGATCCCGGATCAGGTAGTGGGACAGGAAGCCGCTGAACAGCACTGTCCGCTTGCGCGTGCCATCGGCCAGGATCTTCGACACCAGGCAGCGGTCGTTGTCATAGACGATCGATTGTGGCACCGCCCCGAAGAAGGCGAACGCATGGACGTGGCCATCAATCCAGGCCTCTGACACCGCCGCCGGATAGGCCCGCACATAGCAGGCGTCGCTGTGCGGCAGGTCGAGCACAAAGAAGTGCGCCTTCTGCTCCACGCCGCCGATGACAACCACAGCCTCGCCAAAGTCAGCCTGCGCGTGGCCCGGCGGATGCGATAACGGCACGAACACTTCCTGCCGGCGCTGCTCCCGCTCGCGCATGTAGTCCTTGATGATCGTATAGCCGCCGGTGAACCCGCACTCAGCCCGCAACCGGTCGAACACACGCTTGGCCGTGTGGCGCTGCTTGCGCGGTACCTTCAGGTCTTCGTCCAGCCAATGATCAATGGTCGAAACAAAGGCGTCCAGCTTCGGCCGACGCACCGGGGCCTGACGGCGATAGCCCGGAGGCGTCGAATACGACAGCATCTTGGAAACGCTGTCGCGTGAGATATTGAAATGCTTCGCTGCCTGACGTCGGCTCATCCCCTCCGAGACCGCCAGACGCACCTTCAGATATAAGTCCACGGTGTAGATCCCCTGACCCTCCTGCACATGTTGCAGAAGGAAAATAGGTGGACGACTTTTACGCCGCCCGCGGCAGGACTATCCCGCCGCTACCGTGGCCGAATTTTGCACCGCCGCTCTCATCTGCGCCCGAACCGCGCGGTTCCTTGGCGTTTCAGCCCCGCATTCGAGCGCGGAGAACGTTCGACAGGTTAGAAATGGCGGAGGGGATGGGTCTGATGTCGAACCTTCTTTTGTGGATGCCGCTCGGTTTGCAAGGAATTTCTGATCGTCTGGACATGTGATCGAGTGCGGTCTTTTGTCAGGCCTGTTCGTGCGGCTGACATGGCGCCGCTGGCCGGGATGGTGATGCGCGGAGCGGGGCCAAATCTCCAAGAGCGAGCTCGGAGCTCGGAGAAGGTTTCTGGTTTGCTGTAGCGGGACAGGCCATTGAGACCGTAAGGCGACATCCATCTTTACGAGGTGCCGTCTTGGCCTGATCGATTTCCGGCAGGTGGTCTGCCGGGGAGTGACGATGGGTCGTCTCGAGAACGAGGCGCGGACGGCAATGACAGTGTTGCTGAAGCAGGGCCATTCCCAGAGCGCGGTGGCGCGGATGCTGGGCGTGAGCGAAGGAACAGTGCGATATCATCGGCGGCGCAGCGCAGCCGGGGCCGTGGATGGGCGCACGACGCAGGTTGGCAAGGCGGCAGCGGTGGCCGAGGCGATTGCCCACTGGCGCAGTCAGCAGCCCGTGGGCCGGGTGAACCTGGCGGCGCTGCACGATTGGCTGAAGCGCGAGCATGGCTACAACGGGAGCCTGAAGTCAGTCCAGGGCTATTGGAAGCGGACGTTTCCGGCACCGGCCATCCGGGCGCGGCGGCGGGTCGAGACGCCGATGGGGGCACAGGCCCAGGTGGACTGGGCCGAGTATCCCGGCATGGTGATCGGCAGCGAGACCGTGGATCTTGTCGCGCTGGTGGTAACGCTGTCGTGGAGCCGCAAGCGCGCCGTGGTCTGGGCGCGGTCGAAGGACATGCTCTCGTGGCAGTCCTGCCAGACCGCCTGCCTGCAGCGGCTCGGCGGCGTTCCGGCGGTGCTGCGGATCGACAACGTCAAGACGGCGCTGTCCGGGGGCGCGGGAGCGTGGGGCACGATCAACGAGACGTATCGCCGTTTCGCCGCGCAGTTGTGCTTTCATGTCGACGCCTGTCAGCCGCGCCACCCGCAGGGGAAGGGCAAGGTCGAGCGCACGGTGCGTGACCAGCGTGAAGCGGTCGATCCGCGTGGCCAGGTGTTCGACAGCCTTGAGGATCTGCAGGTCTGGACCGATGCCCGCCTTGAGGAACGTGCCCACCATCTCCGCTGCCCCGCGACCGGCACCAGCGTCGCCGCAGCCTGGGAGCAAGAGCGTCGGCTGCTGACACCCTTGCCCGAGACGCTGCCAGAGCCTTTCGACATTGTTGTGCGCCGCCCGGTCGGGCCGGACTGCATGGTCAATTTCGAGGGGCGGCAGTATAGCGTTCCGTTTCGCTTCGTGCGGCAGGAAGTCGAGGTTCGCGGCCTCGCCGGCCGGGTGCAGATGCTCAAGGACTGCGCGGTGATCGCCGAGCATCCCCGCGGCACCGACATGCTGATCCTGCGCAACGAGGCTCATTACGAGGGCGAAGATACCGAGCGTGTCCGGGCGCCGATGCCGCTTGGCCGGATGGGGCGCCGCCTGCAGGAGATCGCGGCCGCCAAGGTCCAGCACCGTTCGCTTGATCTCTACGCCCGCCTGGCGGAGGTCGCGCGATGACCGCTCCCCGAGTAAGACTCGACATCGACACAACCCGGGAGAAGCTGGCTGCCTTGGGCCTCGGCTATGCCACCTCTGCGCTGGAGGGTCTGTTGTCCGAGGCGGTGCGGGCCGAGATGCAGGCCCATGTCTTTCTGGACCGGTTGCTCGACGCGGAACGCTCTGGCCGCGAAGAGCGGCGCGTGCGCACAATGCTGAAGACCGCGAAGATCCCGGTCGGCGCGACGCTGGAGAACTTCGACTTCGCGTTCCAGCCGGCGATCAAGCGCTCGCGCATCGAGACGCTCGCCACCGGTGCCTGGATCCGCAACTCAGAGGTCGTGCTCATGCAGGGCCCGCCCGGGGTGGGCAAGTCGCATCTTTTGTGCGGTCTCGGCATCCGGGCGATCCAGCTCGGCTTCTCGGTCCAATACTTTCGCTTCGACGAGTTGCTGACCGCCCTGCGGGCCGACGCCCACCTGCCACCGAACCGGCTCAAGAAGCGCAAGTACATGTCGACCGCGCTGCTTCTGGTCGACGAGATGGGCTATGATCCGATGACGCGCGAAGATGCGAGCCTGTTTTTCCGGCTGATAAGTTACCGCTACGGTCGCGGCGCCATGATCATCACCACGAACAAGAGCATCCGCGACTGGACTGAACTTCTGGCGGGTGATGAGGTGCTGGCCACCGCAATCCTCGACCGGCTGCTCCATCATGCCCATGTCCTCAACATCAAGGGCCGGAGCTACCGGCTCCGCGACCTCGAGGACACCTTGAAGGCCTGAGCCAAGCCATCAATGCACTACGGACCGCGGCCCCGGAGCGCGCGCTTTGACTCTTGGGGGTCAGCGCGCCCCCCGGGGCCGCTCCGTTGCGCCAAACCTCGTAACACTGGGTGTCGCCTTAGCTCGTAAAGGTGGGTGTCGCTTGACAGGTGAAGGAGCGGGATCCGGGCTCCGAGGGGCCGGAGCTCGCCGCGGCGCTCCAGCGGATCGGCGAGCTCAGCATGGAAAACGAGCTCATGCGCGCGAAGATGGAGCAGAAAGGCCCTTTGGGCCGGAGACGGTGGCGGTGATGGCCGGATCGTTCTCTCCCGCCACCGGACGCGCCTATGGCGTGGCGCGGGTCTGCAAGGTCTGGGGCGTGCCGAGGTCCAGTTTCTACCTTGCGCGCCGGCTGGCCCGGGATCCTGCCCCGGTGCGGCCCAAGGGCCGACGCGGGCCGAAGCCCTCCGTCTCGGATGACGCGCTCCTCGAGGCGATCCGGGCCGACCTCGCCCGCTCGCCCTGGTCGGGCGAGGGCCATCGGA from Polymorphum gilvum SL003B-26A1 carries:
- a CDS encoding ATP-dependent DNA helicase, giving the protein MSFIPSPQQAAAIAAIENWFRRGTPDQQVFRLFGYAGTGKTTITRHAIGELGLEPMDRMGGAGGVLYAAFTGKAALVMTRKGTPASTIHSLIYKVSEATPEEIERVTRELETLRKGLRSMGPAERSFAETQIRRLELRLADIHQPRFILNEQSLVRDADLIVLDEVSMVGAEMASDLLAFGKPILVLGDPGQLPPIKGDGAFTDADPDVMLTDIHRQAETSAIIRLATLARQSVPIPYGEHDDFVWKMRRSDIGPHQFLKGGQVICGRNATRLFLNTAMKQAAGFPDAYPRGRGEKIICLKNRHDLGLVNGMFLDLSDIRDESPLAFSASVRTEDGTSVPGRQWFYKGHFDDHVAYDAERLRRDWRDMRGLVESVWGYAITCHKAQGSQWENVIVYDDGLGRTAEDRARWLYTAITRAEQGLVILD
- a CDS encoding isoleucyl-tRNA synthetase yields the protein MGIDLNHGSGFVYGRIGHAISVSDRVNALIDAALVARNRRQTPRDYLGGSRIGEPCVRKLVYEVTHTPKDEGRDFDGAILRIFDAGHQFETLSIRWLRGAGFDLRTERADGGQFGFETAGGKLRGHIDGVIVAGPDVGLRWPVLWEHKALNAKSWNDLVKRGLRASKPVYFAQVQLYMGYLELETALVTALNKDTEALHHEMVAFDPPCAQALSDKAVDILRAAAAGELPARIAAAQDFYLCRMCAYAERCWEGER
- a CDS encoding DUF6511 domain-containing protein, with product MIDKTDMETRAIKEARRFLAETLTELDLMAPFYDRKPEEIDRIIEACVDGFQESMQRQAAARDPLDDPIPF
- a CDS encoding ATP-binding protein encodes the protein MALRIVSADERLSAAGAKTTMAIFGPSGVGKTSLLKSLPPAETLCIDLEAGMKSVQDWPGDSIPVRTFADALDIGCLVGGVNPSADPSGFFSEAHYQHLRESYPDLVQMIAGKRIIFVDSITDLTRQAMAWAKTRPEAFSDKTGKPDTRGAYGLLAREVIGLLKHLQHAQAKTVIFVGILERVTDEFNRTTWQPQMEGGKAGRELPGIVDQVITMSLFARDGDGWRHEPERGEDRRLVCRAGNPWGLPAKDRSGRLDVTEPPDLGALLSKINATRKG
- a CDS encoding sigma factor; this translates as MPMHSSISRDDLQILLHEADIAARRLVRQLRLPRADLDDVRQDLLVDLIARLPAYDADRGTLGAFAGAILTNRATRIANKVKGERRMYGATPISLDEVIPESDGLTRGDLIAEADGLSALFGQPVDAFATAEERLDVERGLGSLEPADGALCAALSRTTVDRLAASGHGARSSLYRRVKDIRLALTAIGVRAA
- the istB gene encoding IS21-like element helper ATPase IstB: MSTQASDNPPAILLSHTLKTLKLPTFQREYQKLARLCATQGVDHVGYLTRLAEQEMIERDRRKVERRIKAARFPVVKSLDSFDFAAIPKLNKMQVLELARCEWVERRENVIALGPSGTGKTHVALGLGLAACQKGLSVGFTTAAALVSEMMEARDERRLLRFQKQMAAYKLLIIDELGFVPLSKTGAELLFELIAQRYERGATLITSNLPFDEWTETLGSERLTGALLDRLTHHVNILEMNGDSYRLAQSRARRAG
- the istA gene encoding IS21 family transposase translates to MDLYLKVRLAVSEGMSRRQAAKHFNISRDSVSKMLSYSTPPGYRRQAPVRRPKLDAFVSTIDHWLDEDLKVPRKQRHTAKRVFDRLRAECGFTGGYTIIKDYMREREQRRQEVFVPLSHPPGHAQADFGEAVVVIGGVEQKAHFFVLDLPHSDACYVRAYPAAVSEAWIDGHVHAFAFFGAVPQSIVYDNDRCLVSKILADGTRKRTVLFSGFLSHYLIRDRYGRPGKGNDKGSVEGLVGYARRNFMVPIPRFATWDEFNAWLEEQCRKRQRDRLRGESETIAERLQRDLAAMRPLPASPFEACDQASGRVSSQALVRYRTNDYSVPVAFGHQDVWIRGYVDEVVIGCRGEIIARHPRSWEREDVVFDPLHYLPLIEQKINALDQAAPLQGWDLPEAFATLRRLMEARMAKHGRREYVQVLRLLESFELADLHVAVKQALQIGAIGFDAVKHLLLCQVERRPPRLDLSIYPYLPRATVEKTSAKAYMRLLSTHAGDAA
- the istA gene encoding IS21 family transposase, giving the protein MGRLENEARTAMTVLLKQGHSQSAVARMLGVSEGTVRYHRRRSAAGAVDGRTTQVGKAAAVAEAIAHWRSQQPVGRVNLAALHDWLKREHGYNGSLKSVQGYWKRTFPAPAIRARRRVETPMGAQAQVDWAEYPGMVIGSETVDLVALVVTLSWSRKRAVVWARSKDMLSWQSCQTACLQRLGGVPAVLRIDNVKTALSGGAGAWGTINETYRRFAAQLCFHVDACQPRHPQGKGKVERTVRDQREAVDPRGQVFDSLEDLQVWTDARLEERAHHLRCPATGTSVAAAWEQERRLLTPLPETLPEPFDIVVRRPVGPDCMVNFEGRQYSVPFRFVRQEVEVRGLAGRVQMLKDCAVIAEHPRGTDMLILRNEAHYEGEDTERVRAPMPLGRMGRRLQEIAAAKVQHRSLDLYARLAEVAR
- the istB gene encoding IS21-like element helper ATPase IstB: MTAPRVRLDIDTTREKLAALGLGYATSALEGLLSEAVRAEMQAHVFLDRLLDAERSGREERRVRTMLKTAKIPVGATLENFDFAFQPAIKRSRIETLATGAWIRNSEVVLMQGPPGVGKSHLLCGLGIRAIQLGFSVQYFRFDELLTALRADAHLPPNRLKKRKYMSTALLLVDEMGYDPMTREDASLFFRLISYRYGRGAMIITTNKSIRDWTELLAGDEVLATAILDRLLHHAHVLNIKGRSYRLRDLEDTLKA